From a single Capsicum annuum cultivar UCD-10X-F1 chromosome 12, UCD10Xv1.1, whole genome shotgun sequence genomic region:
- the LOC107849611 gene encoding 8-hydroxygeraniol dehydrogenase, whose product MAKSYESEHPIKAFGWATRDTSGVLSPFDFSRRVTGEKDVQFKVMYCGICHSDLHQLKNEWGNSQYPMVPGHEVVGVVTEVGSKVEKFKVGDKVGVGCLVGSCRKCENCSADLENYCPRNTPTYNGYNSDGTLTFGGYSDIMVSDEHFVVRWPENLSMDAAPLLCAGITTYSPLKYFGLDKPGMHIGVVGLGGLGHMAVKFAKAFGTKVTVISTSASKKQEAMERLGADSFLISRDPEQMKTAMNSLDGIIDTVSADHPILPLIMLLKSHGKLVMVGAPEKPVELAVFPLLMGRKLVAGSAIGGMKETQEMVDFSAKHNITPDIEIVPMDYVNTALERLLKSDVKYRFVLDIGNTLNKK is encoded by the exons ATGGCAAAATCATATGAGAGTGAACATCCAATTAAGGCATTTGGTTGGGCAACTAGAGACACTTCTGGTGTTCTTTCTCCTTTCGATTTTTCAAGAAG GGTGACTGGTGAAAAAGATGTGCAATTTAAAGTTATGTACTGTGGAATTTGTCATTCTGATCTTCATCAGCTCAAGAATGAATGGGGTAATAGCCAATATCCAATGGTGCCTGG GCATGAGGTTGTTGGTGTTGTAACTGAGGTTGGTAGCAAGGTGGAGAAATTTAAGGTTGGTGACAAAGTAGGTGTTGGATGTCTGGTAGGATCATGTCGCAAATGTGAGAATTGTAGCGCTGATCTCGAGAATTACTGTCCTCGTAACACTCCTACCTACAACGGCTATAACTCAGACGGAACCCTGACATTCGGAGGTTACTCCGACATCATGGTATCTGATGAGCACTTTGTTGTACGCTGGCCTGAGAACTTGTCGATGGATGCTGCTCCCCTGTTATGTGCTGGAATTACTACTTATAGTCCTTTGAAATATTTTGGACTCGATAAGCCTGGAATGCACATTGGTGTTGTTGGTCTTGGAGGGCTCGGACATATGGCTGTTAAGTTTGCTAAGGCATTCGGAACCAAAGTCACTGTCATTAGTACATCCGCTAGTAAGAAACAAGAAGCAATGGAGCGTTTGGGCGCAGACTCTTTCTTGATCAGTCGCGATCCTGAGCAGATGAAG ACGGCAATGAACTCATTGGATGGGATCATTGACACTGTTTCCGCAGATCACCCTATTCTTCCATTGATTATGTTATTGAAATCTCATGGTAAGCTTGTTATGGTTGGTGCACCAGAAAAACCGGTGGAGTTGGCCGTGTTTCCTCTACTTATGG GAAGGAAACTAGTGGCTGGAAGCGCCATAGGAGGGATGAAAGAGACACAAGAGATGGTAGATTTCTCAGCAAAGCATAACATAACTCCAGATATTGAAATCGTGCCAATGGACTACGTGAATACAGCGTTGGAGCGCCTTTTGAAATCGGACGTGAAGTATCGTTTCGTGCTCGACATTGGCAATACATTGAACAAGAAATGA